One Triticum dicoccoides isolate Atlit2015 ecotype Zavitan chromosome 4B, WEW_v2.0, whole genome shotgun sequence genomic window carries:
- the LOC119292984 gene encoding probable LRR receptor-like serine/threonine-protein kinase At1g34110, protein MCEDEDETMLLQTIPLLSFPRLVWFLCLFLGFFCSLPLLGICDDTESDRQALLCFKSRLSAPAGVLPSWSNTSVEFCDWHGITCSATSPRHVVALDLESQGISGIIAPFIANLTWLARLQLSNNSFSGGVPSKLGLLSRLTNLNLSMNTLEGTIPPQLSACSQLQVLGLWKNSLRGEIPPGLSQCKRLQEIDLSNNKLQGGIPPAFGDLPELHILVLAYNMLTGNIPPSLGSRRHLTYVDLGRNFLGGVIPEFLANSSSLQVLRLMSNGLTGKLPKALLNTLSLGAICLQQNSFVGSIPSVTITSSPIKHLDLRYNKLSGRIPSSLGNLSSLVLLRLTSNHLVGSIPESLGYIPTLQMLSLSVNNLSGTVPPSIFNMSSLIGLAITRTSLFGRLPINIGYTIPNIQDLILSVNSFDGSIPASLLKAYHLQSLELSSNRFTGFIPFFGSLPNLEEVDLGHNKLEADDWGFISSLSNCSRLAILALDGNNLKGKLPSSIGNLSNSLETLWLNSNKISGPIPLEIGNLKSLSSLYMGDNLLTGNVPPTIWKLHNLVDLSLAQNRLSGQIP, encoded by the exons ATGTGCGAAGACGAAGACGAGACTATGCTACTTCAGACCATACCC CTTTTGTCGTTCCCACGTCTCGTTTGGTTTCTCTGCCTCTTCTTGGGTTTCTTTTGTAGCCTACCACTATTAGGCATCTGCGATGACACAGAGAGTGATAGACAAGCCCTCCTTTGCTTCAAGTCCCGGCTCTCGGCACCCGCCGGAGTTCTACCTTCATGGAGCAACACATCCGTGGAGTTCTGCGACTGGCATGGGATCACGTGCAGCGCGACTTCCCCCCGGCATGTCGTTGCGCTCGACCTTGAATCCCAAGGCATCTCAGGCATCATAGCTCCTTTCATCGCCAACCTCACTTGGCTGGCAAGGCTCCAGCTGTCCAACAATAGCTTCAGTGGCGGCGTGCCATCCAAGCTTGGCCTCCTGAGCCGACTCACCAACCTCAACCTCAGCATGAACACTTTGGAAGGTACCATCCCGCCCCAACTCTCTGCATGTTCCCAGCTCCAAGTTCTCGGCTTGTGGAAAAATTCCCTCCGGGGAGAGATCCCACCTGGCCTTAGCCAATGCAAGCGCCTTCAAGAGATTGACCTTAGCAACAATAAGCTCCAAGGTGGCATACCTCCTGCTTTCGGAGACCTTCCTGAGCTGCACATACTAGTTCTCGCCTACAACATGCTTACCGGCAATATTCCGCCATCTTTGGGCAGCAGACGTCATCTCACATATGTCGATCTTGGGAGGaattttcttggaggggtcataccAGAGTTCTTGGCAAATAGTTCATCTCTTCAAGTACTTAGACTCATGAGCAATGGTCTTACTGGGAAACTTCCGAAGGCTCTCCTCAACACTTTGTCACTTGGTGCTATCTGCCTCCAACAGAACAGTTTTGTTGGTTCCATACCTTCTGTTACTATCACATCTTCCCCTATTAAGCATCTCGACTTAAGGTATAACAAACTTTCAGGAAGAATACCTTCCTCACTAGGGAACCTTTCCTCCCTAGTTCTTCTTCGTCTTACAAGCAATCATTTAGTTGGGAGCATCCCAGAGAGCTTAGGTTATATTCCAACACTACAGATGTTGTCCTTGAGCGTAAACAACTTATCTGGGACGGTTCCACCATCTATCTTCAACATGTCATCCTTGATAGGGCTAGCCATAACAAGAACCTCACTTTTCGGCAGATTACCCATCAACATAGGCTACACCATCCCCAATATCCAGGACTTAATACTCTCAGTTAACAGTTTTGATGGATCAATCCCAGCTTCTCTTCTCAAAGCTTACCACCTACAAAGCCTTGAACTGAGCAGTAATAGATTTACTGGATTCATACCATTCTTCGGCTCATTGCCAAATTTGGAGGAAGTCGATTTGGGACACAACAAGCTAGAAGCAGATGATTGGGGCTTCATCTCTTCACTATCTAATTGCTCCAGGTTGGCCATCCTCGCCCTGGATGGGAACAATCTCAAAGGGAAATTGCCAAGTTCGATTGGCAATCTTTCCAACAGTCTTGAGACGTTGTGGCTGAATAGCAACAAAATTTCGGGACCTATACCGCTGGAGATTGGCAACCTTAAGAGCCTCAGTAGCTTGTACATGGGTGACAATCTTCTCACCGGTAATGTACCACCAACAATTTGGAAATTGCATAACTTGGTCGATCTATCCTTAGCACAAAACAGGCTTTCGGGTCAGATTCCTTAG
- the LOC119292986 gene encoding LRR receptor-like serine/threonine-protein kinase FLS2, protein MATLLFPGLCRLLCLFLAFFCSLPLLGICKESESDRQALLCLKSGLSAPAGALTSWSNVSMEFCNWHGITCGVMSPRRVIALDLESQGISGSIRPCIANLTWLARLQLSNNSFGGGVPSELGLLSRLTNLNLSMNTLEGTIPPQLSACFQLQVLGLWKNSLSGEIPASLSQCKRLQEINLGKNKLQGSIPHAFGNLPELRILDLASNTLTGNIPPSLGSFRYLTYVDLGINALGGVIPELRNDFRISSTITA, encoded by the exons ATGGCAACTTTGTTGTTTCCAGGCCTCTGTCGGCTTCTCTGCCTCTTCTTGGCTTTCTTCTGCAGCCTACCGTTACTAGGCATCTGCAAGGAATCAGAGAGCGACAGACAAGCCCTCCTGTGCTTAAAGTCCGGGCTCTCGGCACCCGCCGGAGCTCTAACTTCATGGAGCAACGTGTCCATGGAGTTCTGCAACTGGCACGGGATCACCTGCGGTGTGATGTCCCCTCGGCGTGTCATCGCGCTGGACCTTGAATCCCAAGGCATCTCGGGCTCCATCCGGCCTTGCATCGCTAACCTCACTTGGCTGGCAAGGCTCCAGCTGTCCAACAACAGCTTCGGTGGCGGCGTGCCGTCCGAGCTTGGCCTCCTGAGCCGGCTCACCAACCTCAACCTCAGCATGAACACTTTGGAAGGTACCATCCCGCCCCAACTCTCTGCATGTTTCCAACTCCAAGTTCTCGGCTTGTGGAAAAATTCCCTCAGCGGAGAGATCCCAGCTAGCCTTAGCCAATGCAAGCGCCTTCAAGAGATTAACCTTGGCAAAAACAAGCTCCAAGGGAGCATCCCTCATGCTTTCGGAAACCTTCCTGAGCTGCGCATATTAGATCTGGCCAGTAACACACTTACCGGCAACATACCGCCATCTTTGGGCAGCTTCCGTTATCTCACATATGTTGATCTCGGGATCAAtgctcttggaggggtcatccccgaGCTGCGAAATGATTTTCG CATCAGTTCAACCATCACAGCATAG